TTTGCAATCATTTTCTCCACTGTAAAATGTTGTCTTGGAAAAAGTACTTTTTTGAATCctgaatatgtatttttttttcaaacatgcataatctgtaatattaataaataatattaggtGTAACAGAAAAGGATATGAACTATTCAGAAGGATAAAGGataaaaaaagtacacacaaaTGCTGTATTTAGCACTCTCCTTTGTGGaccgtgtgcgtgtgcataATATCTGTTATTAAACTTCACAAGTAAAAGCATAATGAAAGGCTGACATAATGTTGCATGTCGTGTTCTCTCACCAGTCCTGGCCCTCGATGAAGAAGCACAGGCAGTGACGGATGTGTCTGGGGAATTTTGTCTCGTAGAGATTGCTCAACTGGCCCTGGAGTAAATTCAGCCTCAGCAGTTCCTCCCACTGGGCCATctgtaagaacacacacacacacacacatactgtatgtatcaaCTTTACTACAGGTATTTCACTGTCTTAGGTTCTAAAGCTATAACAGCATTTAGGTGACAATATCACTCTACATGTGTCATATACTACTGCATTACATTTCTGTTTGGACTATTTGTCTAGGACATTTCCTGGCATGAACAAGacagtctagctgcagacctgcactgtcaggacccttcgttgcagacctgcactgtgaggtctcctgcactgtcaggaccggaagttgattcgaagcctttcaaaataagagcgaccataccggaagcacgtatttttcgttcccAATGTTTCTtggatctttattttatgtttacaatgtaaatatgtttacgtgtatccatgtgtttaatgaaagagatttaaaaaaaaaaaactgtatatctttccagttcaactgtataaggtgaaaaaactcaggaaaatgtcaagataaaaaacgaacaaaatattatatactgCTGGACCATATACATattgatttacttattttttttatataggcaatatcttatgtttgtttgcaattataacacctcataattcatttaataattgcttaatattgtttgtgctatgttCTTACCTTGTGCTATTGGACCACATGGAGGGTGTGAgggttgatgattttaaatgaacttagctttgtgtattcaaagtgaattaCTGAATACCTATGACTCAGATAACCAATATCTcctaagcagtttttttttctttttccacaattttaactttttttttttttctttctactctTTGTACTCACAGTACGACAAGTACCCTCGTTTGTCCATAATCTCTTCACAGAAGAGCCACATATCTTCAatctggtaaaaaataaatttaaaaggcTGAAGAATtaattctttctcttcctcattcAGATCCATCGTGTCAAACAGCTTTCCCATTTCCTGCGCAGCCTCCTCAGTTTGGGTGCTGTTCATGTTCAAAATCTGaggcatctccactctggctgcaaacaagtgttgatgtcgtaataagtaaaacaaaattatatgatataactcagttttcttggtctttgagtaggaaaatggcacatttaagtgagcACTATCATACGATAACAACGCTGAAAActacccaaaagtccaaaacccgattctttcaaattaatataacgttacaggacaatatatagtgtgcaacataacgttctagtgaataaagacggtttctgtttcttcgtatgacgcaaagttgttgtcacttgactgttactcacctcgtcgtcttcacacttcacatggggaatgaaaaatacgtgcttcaagtatgctcgcttttattttgaatgtatgcttccggtatgctcgcttttattttgaaaggcttcgaatcaacttccggtcctgacagtgcaggagacctcacagtgcaggtctgcaacgaagggtcctgacagtgcaggtctgcagctagacccctCTCGGCATGAACGCTTTCCgtttcaggaccagtagtcctcatagagaccaaaacctggtcctatgcAGGCAGAATTGTTCAGAGATTCGGCAGGAACGTTCTCccaagctgctgcagagcttggtctgatgcttgacttaaccaaataaaattCCTTTTATTCGGTACGAGTCTTGAGACTTGTCTACACCATtaactcatcacctatcattcgtaagaagaaggaagcctgactaaaAACGAAAGAAGTCAATGTAGTGTGTATAAATTGCCTACATTTCTCTGTTCCTTCTAGACTCTGAAGTTATGTGATTAGTTAGTTGgctagttagttagttgttgtttttacatcaacaaCTGGTTAAATACAACcgttcatttctgtttttgacTTACATTACAGCATAAAAAACGAAACCTAGCAATGACTAAgccaaaacaaagtaaaaaaaatcgtTATTCCTCTGTCCACATGTagacaacaacacagtgacTCACCTTTATGTCTGTCCTCTGTTAAATAATCAGAAATGTAAAGTTAATCCACACAAATCactgctctgtgtgttgttCTCTGCGTTGACATCAAATACAGCACAACTCTTCTCTCGCGGGCAGGTTGGGTTATATACCGCCGCACGCCCACGTAACCACGTGATTCTCGAGAAACGGGCCCAGTGAGTGTCGTCAAGTTAACTTGTCGTTACACCGTCTTCATTTCCGTCTTCAAGAGAAAGTGGTGTTGTTACACTTGTTTGTTCCACAGTTCTTCTCAGTGTTTTCCGGCtattgttaaatacagaatgcGGTGTAAACGAACCACGGAGCGACTCCAGCTTTTAGTGGTTATGAAATCTTAGTCTTAAATGAAAGtcttaaaacacacatacacacacacacacacacacacacacacacatacacactttctCATTGGCCACCCTGAAGATACcaaagtttacatttaaaataacgtGGGGGGCCattgagtgtctagtttggtcagtaggtcAAAGGGGAAAGAAGTccaactttttgagaaaaagacatcaaaatgacaatatttacgattatatttcaaataatttagaaataaaggtgtttgttttgacatggaagGAAAAATAGTTGTCAGTATAAACATgtatatgatgcaaaatgactcttaatgaatcaaaaacacagaaataattcATAACAACTTGATATTCAGTGGCAGGCTGCATGAacttgatggggggggggggggggctgcatgCGGCCCATAGGCTGcatgtttgagacctctgctctgGAGAACTTTTGAGGCAGCACTGACCATTATTTTGAATCCAAATGCATCTTTGACAAACTTTTAAAGAGACAataaagatacagaaagacaaaaaagcgAGGCAAACTGTTAGCTTACATtagctaacaatggctagcccgaGGTAGTATATTTGCATCAGACTTCTTAACTGGAACACGTTTatatgcacagtttaatcgaatTCATCGAGTCCAGCTAAGACAGGCAAAAGTTATTCATTTTAGTCAATAATTTAAAGTTattcatgtttaaataaataattgttgaTGACGTATGATCAGCACTGATTGCATTTTTATGAGGGCTTACGGTGTGTGAAGGGCGCATacatgcagattttttttacacacaggacctttaatGTGATCAGTCactgcttttcctgctaaaacatgggAACTGTCTgctataaacaaaacaaaactacaaaaaaaaggtcatcaGGTCATAACATAATCTGTTTGTTGTCGGTGGTTGCCTTGGGATTATCTCTGTAATTGCATAGCCATAAAAATCCGTTTTAAATTGTGCTAAACCCACTTACACTTTATAAAGCTTAAGATAAGAATAAGATTCTATATTTTCAAGAACAGGTTCACCTAagcttgtgtgttttgttgtttttgaatccACCCAACTCGTTCTCCGGTAATCACGTGATTCTCGACAAACTCGCTGGGTGTGTGTGCTGAATGCGGATATGTCAAGCGAGAAGTAGTGAGTGGTAGAAATAGCTACTTCTGGCtgcttccaaaataaaagcacaactgTTGCCTCTTCATGGTCGATAGGTGGCAACCATGAGCCGACCATTAATGAGTGATCGTGTAGAATCAAAACTTTGTGTAATGTTGCTTTTTCACCACACTGGGTGGATTTGGGTAAAAGAGACTGTGAAACCGGtgattttgaaagaaaatagcAAGTTTATGATACAcatttgttacatttaaattgttttatataCAACAGAGGCTGTAAGAATATAtaataaactgaaaatgtttttttccaaatattattgtgatatgtaagaaaaacaacaccagaAACAAACTACAGCAAATAATGGATCAATAATGAATTCACTGATACCACttctgaaactgaaaataaaaaatgtaattgttgaCTGGCGTCTTTGATCGGAGGAACCTTTGAGCAAAAATGCACCGCGTCGTCTCGCTTTACTCTGAATATGGAGAACTCATctgtaaagaaaaaggagagcaGCATAAGATTATGTTTAGGGTTTGTcaacacagcaaaaacagaaGCTACAGTTAAGAAAATTCAGtacaaaaaaacttaaaaatatacagtatatacagtatcaattatttactttttaaaatcgTATGATTGGCTACATACAAAAGGGCCCATGTCACTTTCATAAGtggtattttatataattttaccccttttcatttaaaagttttctgatttgaatattttacggtttctttgctccatattaaaACGGAAAAATTTTTGgtatgtggacaaaacaagacatttgagaaccttaTCATgtccaacattttatggaccgaacaattactcgattaatggagaaaatacttGGCAGATTAGTGTGTTTGCTGTCTCGTAATTTCAGCTGTGAATTCACATTATGTGACAGTGTATAAATAGAGGTAAAAGGAATTATTTCAATGTCAGGCTAttgtttttagcattttaatGGCTGCCttttacaaaaataatgacaaatgagCTGGAGAATATTGCCAAGAACACTTACTGTGTCAATGTCAAAACACAGCTGCTCACTGAGCATGTCAAACTCCCCAGGAGTCATTGGGGGCTCAGGAGACTGGCAAGACGTTGGTGTGGTGACTGAATTAGAGCTGGGATGAAATACAATAGTAATTGTAAATATTATAAGTGATGGGGCAGCAAAACCATATAGTTATCCAGTACAAAGTAAAACTTACCGTAATTCTGAGATGGGAATCAGGGTAGATGGTATGTACGGATGGACTGAAAATGTAAGTATTGAAGAGAACAATGTAATCAGTTTTAAAACAAGCTCTTAAAATTGTTATCTCTCAAATTGCTCACTCACCCTTGCTTGGCTGACTGTTGTAGAGGCGACCAAAGGCCTCATCTTTGGGGATGTCAGGGTAGAGGAACTTGAGCGGGTTCTCTGGGACAACTCCGTCCGAGATCACTTTATAGTCACGTATGATGTCGGCAAATGGGAGCGCACTCAGCCGGTTTTTAGTGTATGGCTCCACAGAGTTGAACTTCACATCccctgtggtaaaaaaaaaaaaaagaagaagaagaaactttgAGAGTATAAAACTACCCCTTGATCAACGTTCATGgacttttatttaaagctgGAAATTTGAAAATGACCCCACCATTGTCGCCACGCTCCACCCAGGTAAAAGTTATTCCGCCAAGGTGACTCTCACTGAAGCGTAGGAGGAACGTGCCTGAATCTCTGTCCTTCAGCAGAGTGCGCTCCATCTCCTTACTCACAAAACCCATGATGTAGcttcaagaaagaaagaaagaaagaaaggatatTTAATGCTTGGAACTTCATGTTTTTCTCGAGAACGTCtctatttttgtctctatatgtggccctgtgatggactgaatttagagtgtccaattaacaattgGGTACCTTGGGAGCCCTGAACCTTGGGGACACTAGAAcacaagttccctttccacatggccatgggctgcccactTCCTTTTATAAACATggttgattaaattaaattaaaccaaCTTATAACCTTTGAATCATTAAATCTATCAGAAACAAGCCATTGAAAGTGATATCTGCAATTGTAACACATTGGTTCATGGAAGTGTCCACAATCTCGTTGATATGCGTGAGTGTGATTCCATTGCCTCAGTGCAGATTAATCTCATtgattccaaaataaaagcctttagTGCGTAGCAGAAATGTGCTGAGACGGTAGCAGAGCTTACTCCTCGTTCCAAACCGGTAGCAAGTGTTTCTTGATGAGCTCAAGGATGGAGTCCAGCCACATCCAGAAACCGAAGGGCTTCCCTGGAATGTTCTCCTTGAAGATGTGAGACACACGGAAAGAGACGTGAGGAGCTGAAACATCACACTACGCACATCTCATGTATAAATGGAATATGAAGAATCTGAACCTGTACAGAAGAGGTCTCAAATTGGCGGCCCGCAGGCCACATGCGCAATAATTTATTGAATTAATTTGCAATGCCATCAAGATAAAATTTCAAATCACTCAACAGTTCATTTTTCCCCAAActgtttttcacttgaccggcccccaggtcattttgagtttgaggcccctgctgTACAGAATGCAAGTCAGAACATGCTTTCAATCAGCCACTAGGTGGCACAATTGTATTAAAATGACACTGTACATGTGTCTCTGTATTTCAATTTTTACCTTGGAGAACTTTGACCAGGGCACTTGGAAGTCAGTGCAGGAGGCATGCTGACCTGCAGGAAGACacattaaatcacacacacaagacaaactgAATTGGTAACACCGAAATTAATAACGAGGGTTGAAACTCAAGGATGTTTTCTTCATATAACTTTGTAAATTGGCCACTGACAACACGTATAACATTGCAGGGTAAAGGAGGAGGTTATCGCAGCCTCATTTCGGTTATTCCCAAATGGCTAAGCATACCAAAAAGCTTCTCTCCCAGCATGCTTAGCTGCTCCTTGTTGAGGCCCCGACCCGCAAAGGTGGAGAACTGCCAGCTAAGAACCTCAGAGAGCTGGCTCCAGCTGGCCCGAGGTGGGTTTCCAAAGAACGTCAAGTTCTGCGAAGACGTGGAGATGTATAATATATCAGTATAGCaccactgccacctgctgggcCATTAgagttcattaaaaacacatttcacaaacgTTTTTAACttgtcagtttttgaaagtATAATTCACGTACACACCTACATTTGTAAACATAGGGCCCAGGTCGAAAAAATTCGGTCGGAAATGGCTGTATTAGAAATGAGTTTGCTCACCTTTGGCTCGTCCGTCAGAAGGTTATACCACATAACGGAGGCCCAGCCTCCTGGCAGCTGGCTCACGTTGGAAATGACCACCAGTGGCAGAGAACATGTCTGAAACAGTTaaacacagtgaatgagtgagtgagtgagtgagtggtagTGTAACACGATAAGTAAAACCGACGCTGCCCTCTGACCTCCAGATCGATGGTGAGGCCCTGCACCGTGAAACAAGCCTCAAAACTGAGGGAGTGGAGTTCTTCAGTGACGGAGAGCAGaccctgcaacacacacacacacacacaaacatcagagaCACATAATATCGGACCGATACGCTGATATATTGGGAGTGCTTGGGCTGATAATCGATACTGAtaacaatgtatatatatatatatatatatatatatatacatatatatcttctgtagtgaaattaacatcaaACTTTTTCATATTCATCTGCTTTACAAATTAAGTTGGATTGGATAGGTTATCGTGCGTCCTGAATTATGAGTTATCAGTGTTGTAGAACTGCAGTCCAGGACTGGGACTCAAGTCTGACTCAATTCCTGATTTCCTGATTTCTCATGACTTGACGCTGCATTCAGTAAGGAGATGTACTctggctttgtttttgttagaaTGTTCATAAAATGACATTGAGAGTTATTAACTGAacatttgttgtatttgtatttcagGATGAAGCACTGGCACCCATCTTAGAACTCGACTCAAAACCCTCAGGACTCAGAACTCTGAATTTTCTTTGGTGTCTCAGGTTTGGACTCAACTACAACACTGATATGCCACCGTTTTATCATTActgctgtttttaatttaattcatttaattcattcacAAATGTCTGTACTCATCTTCGGCGTTAGACAACGAGAATCCACTGAACAGCGTCcgtgtttttaaattgtcacTGTGAGCTCAATGACTGCACTTTGTATTCGCCAAACTGTTTAGAAATAAATAATCTATCATTGAGATCTTGATAGattggttaaataaaggttaaatacccaaaaaaaaaaaaagattctgaaGACTGTGCACAAACAACAATCAACAACATAGGTGATAAATAAGAGAAGATTTTGCTGACAGCGATGAGCTCATCTTACCTCAGTTCCCTTTGTGCCATTGATATATTTCTTCTCTTTCAACTGCTGTGGGATACAAAGTGAATGTCACTGATTCAACAATTCACCACGGCTAAAATCAGTCATGAAACCAAACATTATAGAACATTTTTCACATCACAAATCAAACGGCCTCTCGAAGTGCTGCACATTTGGGTTTCGAGCCAAACGCATGCAAAATCTATCAGTGGCTCTTTTTCCACGGCAGCCATTTGGACACATTTTACTGTGcgttaatgaatgaatcattgtGTCACACCATATTCACGTGTATGTGAAATTGGAGTTGATCTACAGATgctgtatactgtataaataacatAAAGGTGTTAtgttatatagtatatagttaTTATAATGCTGGttttgtgcacttttttttaatgcaataacAGACAGTGAAAGGgttgtgatgaatgaatgaatggatgggtTAATTGTCTCACCAGGTGTCGAAACTCCACTGAGAGGCAGCCGTTGGAGTAGTCCTCGATATCCATaacttttgtgttgtttgtcagGATGAAAAACTGACGACTACTGAGAAAATAGTTCATGTGGCACTTTTAAAGGAACGtaaaaaacagacaacaggCAAACTAAAGCAGATAAGACTGTAGGGTATGTGTGGTacggtaatttgccgtgggaataatacacaactccttatatggacatcctgggggtgtgtgtttataggtcacatattcaggcttttttcaTCGTCTTATGTgatgttgagtcaaagttattcCTTTTATTTCGCTTTTTTTTTAGcggtgatataaagtagcaataattgtgcagaagtcacaaaattagactgtttttcttttctttttgttcataaaaacgagccaggtgaactttgaactgtgacgtatttccaaatttcacaaattcaatcggatttttaaacctttttagtacttttttgctcgggtgtgtttatatagttggtgaaaatgcatttttttttcatcagattgcctacgttgtgctgaaaaaaggatataaaacactcTATATTGAACATTCTTATTTAGCCTCTGTATACGCTTTGATATagtcctggaaaaaaaaattgtatttttgtaaagaaaaaaaaaaataaaaggtgaattctgagaaaaaagtcgttattaattctgaaaataaatcagaattctaTCTTTAGTCTCAgaattattctatttttttttttacttgtggccctaatactctgtgttctaagggttaaagaatAGCAAAGACTCTCAGTTTCGGTGCAGGAAGTAGTTACTGAAGGTTTCTATGATGCGGtgcaaacatttttgtttctcctctcaCTCCGACCGACCTGAACCTGAAACTACAGACTACCCTGTTTCtctaaaattaaacatttgcagCACAACATCCTGTATcaaagtgatgtgtgtgtgctttactCACACTCTGCCCGGGGGGAGGTccctacagacacacaaacacaaaaacattatattcatttagatttttttttataattcagAGCAACAGTATATATAGTAATTTTTTGGGGCATATTATCCATCTCACTtgtcaaatgttgttttcactttCAACTGATAATCCACTTCTGGGAGTTTAACGAGGAGTCTGCAAGAAATCAGGAGGAGAATAAGTGTGTTAAATGGAATTCTCAATCAGTTGAATCAAAATCTTTTTTCACTCActttcaaacagaaaaataagacaTGACAAGGACAATAAACGATTGACAACTGACTGACAagggaaacattttaaatacacagtaCTTAACAAATggattagaccaccacccattggtaattatcaaaatgatttttttttaatgtttctgtaacggttaatacaccagtatgtaaaagctctttaactgaaattatatttttttaagtgctacaatataataattattgtgatccatgatttttttaatttactgttttacaaaaaaaaaacccagaaacaaTAGTCAAGTACATTAGTACagttatgtatttattattacagcacagtattagggccacatgtaaaaaaatatgacaaaagcctatttaatttaaataaatagtatttaaatttaatttaaaaaatgacaaaagcgTAATAATGTAGACAATAATGTGCGTGATACCTGACTTTGGTGGTGAACTGCACTCCAGTCTTGATGATGAGTGGTTTCTGTGGATGTGTGGGCATACATGGCTGCTTCTCCACCACGAATGAgctgagagaagaaaaaaaacaaaaacaaaacaccccaCACATTATATAGAAGTTACACAGGTGTCATTTAGCCCATTTCACTCGAATGCCAGTGAGAACAACATTTAAGCCAcagtggtgtttgtgtttgtccgtCTATGTTTTAGCACCTTTTTGTATATTGTGCAATGTGCTGCTAGTGCTGTACGtataaggaaggaaggaaggacgtGTCCCCCGTGCTCTGCTATGCAAATTTGTAAAAACCAAAAGAGAGCGACCATGCCGAATTGCTGACAAAATTGCAGAAGTTCACGCCCAAGTTCTAGTTATCAATCTCCCTTTAGGAACATGGAGAGGAAATCAAGCGTAACTAGAAACACTGTGTGTTCACGGTCAAACAGGATTATTGAAACAACATTGATGATAATAGAAAGAACATGCTACATGGCAGgtgaagaaacacacaaaaaaaaaatcccacaagTTCTGCTTACCTACATCTCAGATTAGATGTTTGTTAAACCCAGATTAAAACTTTTCTAactctgtttgtttgctgtacgctcaaagaaatacatttatacTATAatttcatctgaatcaggtaaAGTGACTTGCACATGGTTTATCTCTCTTAGTACTCTGGCCTCGTCTACAGATTAGGGATTAGGTCAATGCAATTGTTCTCAATCCTGGTCTTCGAGACCCACtaccctgcatgttttagatgtttttcaCTAGTGAGAGAGCGAATGGTTgctcatctctgtgtgttggtcctgtgatggactagtgaCCCGTCATCAGGGATTGGGATTGGCTGCAGCTCTACCTGTGACCCTTATGTCGTTAAATGATTTTTTGCAGTATTCAACACAGAGCGGGACTTCCcgggattttgtttttgcatactATCGGTTGTGTCTGTTGTCTTTCAAATGCCCGTGCTGCCGAGTCTTAACCGACCTTTTGATGAGGTGATAGATGAGGTATTTAACTCGCTCCTCCAGCTGAGGTTTCTGCTGCGGGATCGGGTCGCTCTCGTACGTGACCTTGATGACCAGCTCGCCCAGTTTGTCCAACTGACGCTTGATCTGGAACAGACTCTGGGCGGTCACAGTGAACCTGAGAGAGGAGGCAGGGACAAGTGAGAGATTATACAGTGTATAATGTTAGACCAGAGATGTCAAAGTAGCGGCCCTTAcatattaatagatttattttgcatcataattatgtttttattgtgaaatacacATCCTTCcataccaaaacaaacacttttacttaaatatcaTCATATTATATCTTAATTGTGATATGaagatggaatattgtgttataccggcctcctcttgaccagactagatgctcattggtcCCCAGGACATTTCAGTTTGACCCCTCTGTCAGTGTCTTCAACGTTGTGTAAATTATAAGCCTCCACTGACCAGTCTAATGTTAGTCATGTCAAAATAAAGGCTAAAAAAATTTAGGTGGGGTCACCCTGACTTTGACCACCAACGTCTACATAGTCCATAATCTGTACAAGGTGTGACATCTCACATTGAAATACCACAGTATGTTAGAATATCTACATGATGTAAACATTTATGGTATGATTATGTGGTTTATGGAAGATGCTCATTACCAGCCCTGCAGCTGGTCCAGGCCGGTGAGCAGTGGACCGCCGATGGCCGCGACCTGCTGCCTGCGCTTCCAGTCCTGCAGCTCGGGGTTGAGCTGAGAACTGACCAGGTCGTCGATCTCCTTCACCACTATGTCCATCTTGGACAGGATCTcctacacagacagaggaacaGTGTAAGCGACAGCTGTGAGGGTCTGTTCCAAGAATTCCCTAAATGTCTCTAACACCTCACGTGCGTACCTTTCTTTTGAAGTCGAGCCTGTTAAGGATTTCCTGCAGCCTTGTCACTTCTTGTTTCATCATCTCAGAGTTCCTATCTGATGATTCTGACACAAATACACGCATCTTTCAACACCGACAAGTTATTTTTCCACAGGGATAagacagtttttgttttcaccAGGTCTCACCTCGGGACTGGAGGGTCTTGTAGCGGAAATCAAAGTCGTCCTGCATGTCCTCGATGTATTTCACAGCCTGGTCCATCAActggacacagacagagtgTTTTGTGAGTTGATTTGATAGAATGCAGTGTAATAATCCTGTCGTGGTGTGTTTCAGTTACCTGCACGCTGCCTCTGATGAGCCCCACTCTGTTGTCCATGTTCTTCTGCCGCTCCAAGGCCACAGAATTCTGCAGTGATTTCTCCAGTGGACCCTGTTCAGAAATTGTCctttttattctctgtttattGACTAACTGTAGAATTGATTTGAAAATATTGTTGTAGTAGTCTATAAAGCACTGAATGGTTTAGGCCCAAAAGGTGGGGTGACATCTGGGTCAGGCTTTCTCTGTGcccccccagaaccaggactaaaTATGGGGAAGCTACAgtacttttcagtttttatgccTCAACTATTTGGAACAAACTCCCAGAGGAGTGTAGGTATTCAAACCAATATAttcaatataatatatttttattttctggttGGCTTAAGGTGGAAACCAGACGATTATGTCCATACttttatatgtaatatataactTTTTATACATAACAGTGAAGAGAGTCCTGAGCAAAGGGAGGGGCGAGTcaaggagtcctctgtttgctGCAATCTGCAAGATCACCAT
This genomic interval from Solea solea chromosome 2, fSolSol10.1, whole genome shotgun sequence contains the following:
- the LOC131477138 gene encoding signal transducer and activator of transcription 4-like isoform X2 codes for the protein MSQWKQIQQLEIRLLEHVDYLYDDNFPMDIRQGLANWLEAQDWDTAANDESMAATLFSSLLSQLERVRSQEQNFLQRHNMKIIHQQLQMKYASNPAVMARVISTCLREERRILSSACMQEQGPLEKSLQNSVALERQKNMDNRVGLIRGSVQLMDQAVKYIEDMQDDFDFRYKTLQSRESSDRNSEMMKQEVTRLQEILNRLDFKRKEILSKMDIVVKEIDDLVSSQLNPELQDWKRRQQVAAIGGPLLTGLDQLQGWFTVTAQSLFQIKRQLDKLGELVIKVTYESDPIPQQKPQLEERVKYLIYHLIKSSFVVEKQPCMPTHPQKPLIIKTGVQFTTKVRLLVKLPEVDYQLKVKTTFDKDLPPGRVRQFFILTNNTKVMDIEDYSNGCLSVEFRHLQLKEKKYINGTKGTEGLLSVTEELHSLSFEACFTVQGLTIDLETCSLPLVVISNVSQLPGGWASVMWYNLLTDEPKNLTFFGNPPRASWSQLSEVLSWQFSTFAGRGLNKEQLSMLGEKLFGQHASCTDFQVPWSKFSKENIPGKPFGFWMWLDSILELIKKHLLPVWNEDYIMGFVSKEMERTLLKDRDSGTFLLRFSESHLGGITFTWVERGDNGDVKFNSVEPYTKNRLSALPFADIIRDYKVISDGVVPENPLKFLYPDIPKDEAFGRLYNSQPSKVHPYIPSTLIPISELRSNSVTTPTSCQSPEPPMTPGEFDMLSEQLCFDIDTMSSPYSE
- the LOC131477138 gene encoding signal transducer and activator of transcription 4-like isoform X1 produces the protein MSQWKQIQQLEIRLLEHVDYLYDDNFPMDIRQGLANWLEAQDWDTAANDESMAATLFSSLLSQLERVRSQEQNFLQRHNMKIIHQQLQMKYASNPAVMARVISTCLREERRILSSACMQEQGPLEKSLQNSVALERQKNMDNRVGLIRGSVQLMDQAVKYIEDMQDDFDFRYKTLQSRESSDRNSEMMKQEVTRLQEILNRLDFKRKEILSKMDIVVKEIDDLVSSQLNPELQDWKRRQQVAAIGGPLLTGLDQLQGWFTVTAQSLFQIKRQLDKLGELVIKVTYESDPIPQQKPQLEERVKYLIYHLIKSSFVVEKQPCMPTHPQKPLIIKTGVQFTTKVRLLVKLPEVDYQLKVKTTFDKDLPPGRVSRQFFILTNNTKVMDIEDYSNGCLSVEFRHLQLKEKKYINGTKGTEGLLSVTEELHSLSFEACFTVQGLTIDLETCSLPLVVISNVSQLPGGWASVMWYNLLTDEPKNLTFFGNPPRASWSQLSEVLSWQFSTFAGRGLNKEQLSMLGEKLFGQHASCTDFQVPWSKFSKENIPGKPFGFWMWLDSILELIKKHLLPVWNEDYIMGFVSKEMERTLLKDRDSGTFLLRFSESHLGGITFTWVERGDNGDVKFNSVEPYTKNRLSALPFADIIRDYKVISDGVVPENPLKFLYPDIPKDEAFGRLYNSQPSKVHPYIPSTLIPISELRSNSVTTPTSCQSPEPPMTPGEFDMLSEQLCFDIDTMSSPYSE